One Archangium violaceum genomic window, GTCAGGCCCGAGCGGTCCCCAGTCGGGCGGTGGCGGCGTGGTTCGGAGAGCGGCCCTGGCCCGCCTGACCAGCCGTTCTGAAGACTCGGGATCAGGCAGCGGTCCAAGGTGAGCCTTCCCGCTCAGGTCACGAAACTCGGACGTTGAGCCTGTAGGGCTTCGCCGCGAGGCAGAAGTAGGCCACGCTGAAAGCGGACTTGTTGTGAGAGCCGCGTCCGAGCGACGGGAGGACCCGATACCTATTGAGTTCCTCGGTCGAAAGCGGCGTCTTCGAGAGATCGAAGAGGACGAGAACGCCTCTACCATCATGCTTCAAGAGTTTCTTGACCTCGTCTGCGTTCTTCTCCGGCAGGACGTCTGTCTTGGGGCACCCAGGCCTTCTGACCACGAATTCGACCGCAACATCGTAGACCATGAAGTCGAAACGACCGTAGCCGGTCAGCTTGCCGGGGAGGAGCGTCACCCGTTCGGGTTCGGCTCGTGGGCCAAAATAGCCGAGAAGAAACGTCCGGACGAGAGGTAGAAGGTCGCGTTCCGACCAGAGATCGAATCGGAAGGACTTGCGGAATTCCCTCCGACGCAAGCTCGTGAAGAGCAGCTCAAAAGCGTTTATGACTTCCCTCACGCTGGACATCGCATCTCCACAGTGGACGAGAAGTCATGTGAAAGCCGTCCATGCTTTCACGGTCCATGGTTCATCCATGACCTGGGAACTTAACTATATCACGCCGCGATAGGTTCTCGGAAACCCCTCATCCAAAGCGACCATCCCGCCTCCTATTAGAGCCACCCCCTACCGATGATCGTGCATGGAGTACCGAGCGACGTAGCGAAAAATGAGAGGATTGTGGGGGAAGCGGGCTGGTGCGCAGCGGAGCCGAGGCGGGCTCTGACGGGTGCCGCCCGGCCTGACACGCCAGCGCAGGCCGTCCTAATAGGTTTGATCTTGCCGGGGGGCGCCGAGAGGCGGGAACGATTCCCGCCGCCCCCTCAGGTCTCAGCCCTTGAGCACGGCGATAGGCGTGAGCCGGAGGAGGGGCGTCACCAGCTCCGCCTCGTCTTCCAGCACCTCCGCGATGTCACGGTAGGCCTCTGGCGCCTCCTCCACCAGGTCATGCACCCGGCCCCGGTCGAACACCACCCGGCGCAGCGCCTGCTCCAGCGCCGCAGGGCGGATGCGCGCACGGGCCTCTCCTCGCGTCAGCACCCTCCCCGCCCCGTGCGAGCACGAGCGGAAGGCCCTCGGCTCTCCCCTCCCCTCCACCACGTACGAGGCCGTTCCCATCGAGCCGGGAATCAAGCCCCGCTGTCCGGCCTCGAGCCCCACCGCGCCCTTCCGGTGGACGAGCAGCACCCGGCCCAAGTGCGTCTCCTCCTCCACGTGGTTGTGGTGTACGTCCACGCTCGCTCCCGGCTCCGGCTCGCACCCGAGCGCCTCGGCCAGCACATCCACCGCTCGTGCCGCGAGGGCGTCCCGGTTGGCTCGGGCGAACCGGCAGGCCCAGGCGATGTCCGCCAGGCACGCGGCTCCCTCGGGAGAGTCGGTGCGAAGGCCCGGCAGCGAGCCCTCTCCCATCGAGGTCGCCACCCGCAGATGGTGCGAGGCAATGGCTCCTCCAATGCCTCGCGAGCCCGAGTGGATGAGCAGCCACAGGTCTCCCCCCGCGTCCCGGTCCAGCTCCAGGAAGTGATTGCCAC contains:
- a CDS encoding RtcB family protein gives rise to the protein MMPHVLESPPGAVPILAWAREVPAGAVKQLQHIASQPYVVEHVAVMPDVHVAQGVAVGTVFATERTVVPGALGGDLGCGVSAHRFAFPAASLGRADLERLMAAVARRVPVGDAVHRGAGLPLPPEVQAASLSTHRLQKDWERLAPRHLATLGGGNHFLELDRDAGGDLWLLIHSGSRGIGGAIASHHLRVATSMGEGSLPGLRTDSPEGAACLADIAWACRFARANRDALAARAVDVLAEALGCEPEPGASVDVHHNHVEEETHLGRVLLVHRKGAVGLEAGQRGLIPGSMGTASYVVEGRGEPRAFRSCSHGAGRVLTRGEARARIRPAALEQALRRVVFDRGRVHDLVEEAPEAYRDIAEVLEDEAELVTPLLRLTPIAVLKG